The proteins below are encoded in one region of Sphaerodactylus townsendi isolate TG3544 linkage group LG06, MPM_Stown_v2.3, whole genome shotgun sequence:
- the LOC125434534 gene encoding interferon-inducible GTPase 5-like isoform X2, with translation MAGIDKNESIRKALTQMKASLAQRNLQDIIANPDKELKLLKNTRLDIAFTGVSGAGKSSLVNAFRNISDYDKDAAKIGVKQTTMDAESYPHPQFPELTLWDLPGIGTREFHPKKYLEKVNFSRYDFFIIVAAERFTVNDAMLASEIQKMGKRFYFVRTKMDQAMDAERRKPDFSEEQTLGGIREYCVSNLIKEGAVNPRVFLISSWHLNMYDFPLLQRTLANDLNDLKRPLLILAMPAFSKAHLQQKKAAMEAVIWKKALLSCIVGVIPLPGLSLAFDIGLLVTTLKNFCKAFHLDEDSLRNLANRVGKPIDVLRSAVKKTPLANQINPEYVQSLTTNSMLVVTAMVLEELADFVPVIGSLVGGVNSFATTFYMLKCFLEDAMEDAENVLRIVVE, from the coding sequence ATGGCTGGCATTGACAAGAACGAATCCATTAGAAAGGCTCTTACTCAAATGAAGGCTTCTTTAGCACAAAGAAATCTCCAAGATATAATAGCCAATCCTGATAAAGAGTTAAAATTACTAAAGAACACAAGACTTGATATTGCTTTCACAGGGGTTTCAGGGGCTGGTAAATCATCCCTGGTGAACGCCTTTCGCAATATCTCAGATTATGACAAAGATGCCGCTAAAATTGGGGTGAAACAGACTACTATGGATGCAGAAAGTTATCCCCATCCTCAATTCCCTGAACTGACACTATGGGATCTACCTGGAATTGGGACACGTGAATTTCATCCAAAGAAATACCTAGAGAAGGTAAATTTCAGCAGGTATGACTTCTTCATCATTGTGGCCGCAGAACGCTTCACTGTGAATGATGCCATGCTGGCCTCAGAAATTCAAAAGATGGGCAAGCGGTTTTACTTTGTTAGAACCAAAATGGATCAGGCTATGGATGCTGAAAGAAGGAAGCCCGACTTCAGTGAGGAACAGACCCTGGGTGGGATAAGAGAATACTGCGTTTCCAATTTGATAAAAGAAGGAGCAGTCAATCCAAGGGTTTTTCTAATATCTAGTTGGCATTTGAATATGTATGATTTCCCTCTCCTGCAGAGGACCCTAGCAAATGACCTGAATGATCTCAAGAGACCTCTCCTAATTTTGGCTATGCCAGCTTTCTCAAAAGCCCACCTGCAACAGAAAAAGGCTGCTATGGAGGCGGTTATCTGGAAAAAAGCCCTGTTGTCTTGTATCGTTGGGGTGATCCCTTTGCCAGGTCTCTCTCTAGCTTTTGACATTGGCCTCTTGGTGACAACTCTGAAAAATTTCTGCAAGGCTTTTCACTTGGATGAAGATTCCCTCCGTAACCTAGCAAACCGGGTTGGCAAACCTATTGATGTGCTGAGATCTGCTGTCAAAAAGACTCCGTTGGCCAACCAGATCAACCCAGAATATGTGCAGTCTCTCACCACCAACTCCATGTTGGTTGTCACTGCAATGGTGCTGGAAGAGCTTGCGGACTTCGTACCTGTCATTGGCTCTCTGGTTGGTGGAGTTAATTCTTTTGCCACCACATTTTACATGCTGAAGTGCTTCCTGGAAGATGCAATGGAAGAtgctgagaatgttctgagaaTAGTTGTCGAGTAA